The Desulfovibrio desulfuricans DSM 642 genome includes a window with the following:
- a CDS encoding DUF2157 domain-containing protein, which translates to MTEIENSDPSATPSHASNHEAGHAPYTAPDTVPVHAPGGGVLPPLTKTALNTLCDTGVISTVAWQRAVEFCGFRPDGKAWLAYWRQMFLLGGALFFLAGVICFIAWNWGAMTPSARMALMGALVAGSGLGAVLLGPDTRLGQVLLLACGIAMGPMLAVFGQTYQTGAELWELFRVWTALLVLLALAGRQAGLWFAAWISANIFAALWLGRSLSSPLDALGQFLMVPEWLVAIACAIACWEWMTRRAAARLQQNLDDAGDDAGNNPGQNIDQSKNTAHAHAQAWLCSRWMPRLLFFDMVSRTTFFLIATIFGLYFRVEQMLWLSPNFVVGFALVVAGFSWWWYRTRQPDLFMLAALLAAGAAVLLSALAEAELFFSAGSMATFLLWGLLVTGVTAGLAKILLHLQRSMITAPRQEAETVAFFSSILARAAAGNNWQTLWAHLQAGDFVPLNQPLPDASGRLGAQPSPWYVRGMLAFGGWVAAVFFIAFFGFLLFESLGISSNEELTVFAASVPVLLMGRVLLARQQLFARHFGFALVIAGTVGLGIALCASIRPEGLACFALAGVLLALGILMGNAGYAVLAAVVIGNSVALGIAFSYGYARNGFAASETGGAVELFSLWWALVCAGLACYCLREHRWRGTARGNVTEGWFYGFYASVLIFEMFTLAPAYSLASDMGLPGLTSGYLGLAPALAVAALAYWLGKGAGRPARLLTMAGMLLVFALSWYLPGAGLALLGLTLARRMGNVVMQGFVLAYLFAYMVFYYYSLAVPFSQKSIYLMATGLGLLALALILRLWQAKAAAREAAHA; encoded by the coding sequence ATGACCGAAATTGAAAATTCTGATCCTTCTGCAACGCCCAGCCATGCGTCAAACCATGAGGCAGGCCACGCGCCATACACTGCGCCAGACACTGTGCCAGTCCACGCCCCCGGTGGCGGAGTGTTGCCGCCGCTGACCAAGACCGCGCTCAACACCCTGTGCGATACCGGGGTAATCAGCACTGTAGCATGGCAGCGGGCCGTGGAATTTTGCGGTTTCAGGCCGGACGGCAAGGCCTGGCTCGCCTACTGGCGGCAGATGTTTTTGCTGGGCGGGGCGCTGTTTTTTCTGGCGGGCGTGATCTGCTTCATTGCCTGGAACTGGGGAGCCATGACGCCCTCTGCGCGCATGGCGCTTATGGGCGCGCTGGTGGCCGGGAGCGGCCTTGGGGCTGTGCTGCTGGGGCCGGATACGCGGCTGGGGCAGGTTTTGCTGCTGGCCTGCGGCATTGCAATGGGGCCGATGCTGGCGGTGTTTGGGCAGACCTACCAGACAGGGGCCGAGCTGTGGGAGCTGTTTCGGGTATGGACGGCGCTGCTGGTGCTGCTTGCGCTGGCGGGCAGGCAGGCCGGGCTGTGGTTTGCCGCGTGGATTTCAGCCAATATTTTTGCGGCGCTCTGGCTTGGGCGCAGCCTTTCCTCGCCTCTTGATGCCTTGGGGCAGTTTCTTATGGTGCCGGAGTGGCTTGTTGCCATTGCCTGCGCCATTGCGTGCTGGGAGTGGATGACCCGCAGGGCGGCGGCCAGACTGCAACAGAATCTGGATGATGCAGGCGATGATGCAGGCAATAATCCAGGCCAGAATATAGATCAGAGCAAGAACACGGCCCATGCCCATGCGCAGGCGTGGCTCTGCTCGCGCTGGATGCCCAGACTGCTCTTTTTTGACATGGTTTCCCGCACCACGTTTTTTCTGATCGCCACTATTTTTGGCCTGTATTTCAGGGTTGAGCAGATGCTCTGGCTTTCGCCCAATTTTGTTGTGGGTTTTGCCCTGGTTGTGGCGGGTTTTTCGTGGTGGTGGTATCGCACCCGGCAACCCGACCTCTTCATGCTTGCGGCCCTTCTGGCAGCGGGCGCGGCAGTGCTGCTTTCCGCTCTGGCGGAAGCGGAACTGTTTTTCAGCGCCGGAAGCATGGCAACCTTTTTGCTGTGGGGTTTGCTTGTCACCGGCGTGACTGCGGGGCTGGCAAAGATACTCCTGCACCTGCAACGCAGCATGATAACGGCCCCCCGGCAGGAGGCCGAAACCGTGGCCTTTTTTTCTTCAATCCTTGCCCGCGCCGCTGCCGGGAACAACTGGCAAACGCTGTGGGCGCACTTGCAGGCGGGCGATTTTGTGCCGCTCAATCAGCCCTTGCCTGACGCATCGGGCAGGCTGGGGGCGCAACCCTCCCCCTGGTATGTCAGGGGCATGCTGGCCTTTGGCGGATGGGTGGCGGCGGTTTTCTTCATCGCCTTTTTCGGATTTTTGCTTTTTGAGAGTCTGGGGATCAGCTCCAATGAGGAACTGACCGTTTTTGCGGCATCTGTGCCGGTGCTGCTTATGGGGCGGGTGCTGCTGGCAAGGCAGCAGTTGTTTGCCCGACACTTTGGCTTTGCCTTGGTGATTGCCGGAACTGTCGGGCTTGGCATTGCCCTGTGCGCCAGCATCAGGCCCGAAGGTTTGGCCTGTTTTGCGCTGGCGGGGGTGCTTTTGGCTCTAGGCATCCTCATGGGCAATGCTGGCTACGCAGTGCTGGCGGCGGTGGTGATTGGCAACTCTGTGGCGCTGGGGATTGCGTTCTCTTACGGGTATGCGCGCAATGGTTTTGCCGCCTCCGAAACAGGCGGCGCGGTGGAGTTGTTTTCGCTGTGGTGGGCGCTGGTTTGCGCGGGGCTGGCCTGCTATTGCCTGCGTGAACACAGGTGGCGCGGCACGGCGCGTGGCAACGTGACGGAAGGGTGGTTTTACGGCTTTTACGCTTCTGTGCTGATTTTTGAGATGTTCACCCTTGCCCCGGCGTACAGCCTCGCCAGCGATATGGGTTTGCCCGGTCTGACTTCGGGATATTTGGGCCTTGCCCCGGCTCTGGCTGTGGCCGCGCTGGCATACTGGTTAGGCAAAGGCGCGGGCAGGCCCGCCCGGCTGCTCACAATGGCGGGCATGCTCCTTGTGTTTGCGCTGTCGTGGTATCTGCCGGGGGCGGGGCTGGCCCTTTTGGGGCTAACGCTGGCAAGGCGGATGGGCAACGTGGTTATGCAGGGCTTTGTGCTGGCGTATCTCTTCGCCTACATGGTTTTTTATTACTACAGTCTGGCTGTGCCGTTTTCGCAAAAGTCCATCTATCTGATGGCAACAGGCCTTGGCCTGCTGGCGCTGGCCCTGATTCTGCGGCTATGGCAGGCAAAAGCTGCGGCGCGGGAGGCAGCCCATGCGTAA
- a CDS encoding hemolysin family protein: MLTLVLAVVIAVAVSFTCSLLETVLYSLSWSTIERLRKSGSKSGELLYALRTQVDKPIAAILTLNTIANTAGATVAGAAFLAVYGPEYMSIFAVGFTVLILTMGEILPKNLGVTKAEPLGVMLARPLAIMVKLMSPLLWVTSMITRLVSPPSAGPVISEDDIRAVTSLSRQAGRIKPYEEAFIRNVLALDQKRVREIMTPRTVVFELPDDLTVEQAYTDQRTWHFSRIPVYGDNNEDIVGVVERRTLGRCINEGRKDVTLGKIMRPAHFIIENQTLDVLLHDLLKARVHLFVVLDEYGGLAGVVSLEDVLEEILGSEIVDESDNVDDLRALARQRRRELSVNRQG; encoded by the coding sequence ATGCTCACCCTTGTTCTGGCCGTTGTCATTGCTGTTGCCGTTTCCTTTACCTGTTCGCTGCTTGAGACGGTGCTGTATTCCCTTTCGTGGTCAACCATCGAGCGGCTGCGCAAGTCCGGCAGCAAGTCCGGCGAGCTATTGTACGCCCTGCGCACCCAGGTGGACAAACCCATTGCCGCCATCCTCACGCTCAACACCATTGCCAACACCGCCGGGGCCACGGTGGCGGGCGCGGCCTTTCTGGCCGTGTATGGGCCGGAATACATGTCGATTTTTGCCGTGGGCTTTACGGTGCTGATTCTGACAATGGGCGAAATCCTGCCCAAGAATCTGGGCGTGACCAAGGCGGAGCCGCTTGGTGTGATGCTCGCCCGCCCACTTGCCATCATGGTCAAGCTCATGTCGCCCCTGCTGTGGGTTACGAGCATGATAACGCGGCTCGTGTCCCCGCCGTCCGCTGGCCCGGTCATTTCTGAGGACGATATTCGCGCCGTAACGAGCCTTTCGCGTCAGGCGGGGCGCATCAAACCTTATGAAGAAGCCTTTATCCGCAACGTGCTGGCGCTGGACCAAAAGCGTGTGCGCGAGATAATGACTCCCCGCACGGTGGTGTTTGAACTGCCGGACGACCTCACCGTGGAGCAGGCCTATACAGACCAGCGCACCTGGCATTTCAGCCGCATACCCGTGTACGGCGACAATAACGAAGACATTGTGGGCGTGGTGGAGCGCCGCACCCTGGGCCGCTGCATAAACGAGGGCCGCAAAGATGTGACCCTCGGCAAGATCATGCGCCCAGCGCATTTCATCATTGAAAACCAGACCCTTGACGTGCTGCTGCACGATCTGCTCAAGGCCCGCGTGCATCTCTTTGTGGTGCTGGATGAATACGGCGGTCTTGCTGGCGTGGTGTCGCTGGAAGACGTGCTGGAAGAGATCCTCGGCAGCGAAATTGTGGACGAAAGCGATAATGTGGATGATCTGCGCGCGCTGGCTCGTCAGCGGCGGCGCGAACTGAGCGTGAACCGGCAGGGCTGA
- a CDS encoding GDYXXLXY domain-containing protein → MRKLYILAVLVLFLGGYGLSVYRMETVLAEGKTILLAFAPVDPRAPLMGDYMALRYVVNNDIRKAIAQRAAQSAAQKAAQMSAEKGTPEAGASGNAANGGGVDGSASSPTARAKSLNTYDESRNTEGFAVLRITNDPVPHAASFVRLDDGSPLQADEFLLAYKLRGYEVLTAATAFYFQEGTAHQYTGAKFGVFKLAPDGKTLLVGLGDG, encoded by the coding sequence ATGCGTAAGCTCTATATTCTTGCGGTGCTGGTTTTGTTTTTGGGCGGCTATGGCCTTTCCGTATACCGCATGGAAACAGTGCTGGCGGAAGGCAAGACAATCCTGCTGGCCTTTGCCCCGGTTGACCCGCGCGCACCGCTCATGGGCGACTACATGGCCCTGCGCTATGTGGTGAACAACGATATTCGCAAGGCCATTGCGCAGAGGGCCGCACAGAGCGCTGCCCAAAAGGCAGCTCAAATGAGTGCGGAAAAGGGGACGCCGGAGGCTGGAGCTTCGGGCAATGCGGCAAACGGCGGGGGCGTGGATGGCAGTGCCAGTTCGCCCACAGCACGCGCAAAAAGCCTCAACACATATGACGAAAGCAGGAACACGGAAGGCTTTGCCGTACTGCGCATTACCAATGACCCGGTGCCGCATGCGGCATCATTTGTGCGGCTGGATGATGGCAGCCCCCTGCAAGCCGACGAATTTCTGCTGGCCTACAAGCTGCGTGGATACGAAGTGCTGACTGCCGCCACAGCCTTCTACTTTCAGGAGGGAACCGCCCATCAGTATACAGGCGCTAAGTTTGGTGTGTTCAAACTCGCGCCAGACGGTAAGACCCTGCTTGTAGGGTTGGGGGACGGGTAG
- a CDS encoding outer membrane homotrimeric porin, protein MKKIAVLLLVAGMLCAVPGGASAIDFSAKGRWAYNFSYGQHGNFTEGGNKTGYSSGEDEFEAAQQVRLQLDAKVSENLSGTVHFELGGYNRGMMQYWGASNSGGSLGADGNWVKVKNAFLDWTVPQTALKVRMGIQPMQLPDYINNSQVLADDVAGITASYAFNENVGVTAFWARLFNDNTTDATNRGPGYMDNMDAVGLTLPLTFDGVSLTPWGMYMGIGPAINYNNVKNSQITSYTSVASAGGPKAGLLPLYGGFHKRKLSEYGNAVWMGLPGQVTLFDPFRVSWDVVYGSVQYDDAAMNRAGWLASLLLEYKLDWSTPGLYGWYTSGDDDNPGNGSERMPNIHPNNPNDFSEFAFHGDPIVGRDSIVGKSMTGTWGIGARLKDMSFIDNLSHTFRINYMGGTNDPAILKKIKNANGSWMAPNDGSVPGREGLYLTRNDSLVEFGLSTKYKMYDNFTIYVETNYDALFLDKSASVWGNSKMNGKSDRSADAWNTAVTFVYQF, encoded by the coding sequence ATGAAGAAAATTGCAGTGTTACTTTTGGTAGCCGGGATGTTGTGCGCAGTGCCCGGGGGAGCAAGCGCCATTGATTTTTCGGCCAAGGGCCGCTGGGCTTATAATTTCAGCTACGGCCAGCACGGCAATTTTACCGAAGGCGGGAACAAAACGGGCTACAGCTCCGGTGAAGACGAATTTGAAGCCGCCCAGCAGGTTCGCCTGCAACTGGACGCCAAGGTTTCTGAAAATCTTTCCGGCACGGTGCACTTTGAACTGGGTGGCTACAACCGGGGCATGATGCAGTACTGGGGCGCCAGCAACAGCGGCGGCTCGCTGGGCGCGGACGGCAACTGGGTCAAGGTCAAGAACGCCTTTCTCGACTGGACTGTGCCGCAGACGGCCCTCAAGGTGCGCATGGGTATTCAGCCCATGCAGCTGCCCGACTACATCAACAACAGCCAGGTGCTGGCCGATGATGTGGCGGGCATCACAGCCTCCTACGCCTTTAACGAAAACGTGGGCGTGACGGCCTTCTGGGCGCGCCTCTTCAATGACAACACCACTGACGCAACCAACCGCGGCCCCGGCTACATGGACAACATGGATGCCGTGGGCCTGACCCTGCCCCTGACGTTTGACGGCGTAAGCCTCACGCCCTGGGGAATGTATATGGGCATTGGCCCGGCCATCAACTACAACAACGTCAAAAATTCCCAGATCACCAGCTACACCAGCGTAGCCTCTGCCGGCGGGCCCAAGGCTGGCCTGCTGCCCCTGTACGGCGGCTTCCACAAGCGCAAGCTCAGTGAATACGGCAATGCCGTATGGATGGGCCTGCCCGGTCAGGTGACGTTGTTCGACCCTTTCCGCGTGTCGTGGGACGTTGTTTACGGCTCCGTGCAGTATGACGATGCCGCCATGAACCGTGCTGGCTGGCTGGCCTCCCTGCTGCTCGAATACAAGCTGGACTGGAGCACCCCTGGCCTTTACGGCTGGTATACTTCGGGCGATGACGACAATCCGGGCAACGGCTCCGAACGCATGCCCAACATTCACCCCAACAACCCCAACGATTTTTCGGAATTCGCCTTCCACGGCGACCCCATTGTGGGACGCGACAGCATTGTGGGCAAATCCATGACAGGCACCTGGGGCATTGGCGCGCGGCTCAAGGATATGAGCTTTATCGACAATCTCAGCCACACCTTCCGCATCAACTACATGGGCGGCACCAACGATCCGGCGATCCTGAAAAAGATCAAAAATGCCAATGGAAGCTGGATGGCTCCCAATGATGGTTCCGTGCCAGGCCGCGAGGGTCTGTACCTGACCCGCAACGACAGCCTTGTGGAATTTGGCCTGAGCACCAAGTACAAGATGTACGACAACTTCACCATCTACGTGGAAACCAACTATGACGCGCTCTTCCTCGACAAGAGCGCATCTGTGTGGGGCAACAGCAAGATGAATGGCAAGAGCGACCGCAGCGCCGATGCCTGGAATACCGCCGTGACCTTTGTGTATCAGTTCTAG
- a CDS encoding cytochrome c maturation protein CcmE produces the protein MARKKNTGIYIAALLLFLGGVGYLAYSGFSENSVYFLNVSEAKAATPEKLVAARLFGTVAEDGIEKHRGAPGVDFRLEDKDNASQTILISYSGAVPDTFKAGAEVIVEGGMGPEGRFQAKTLMTKCPSKYQKENRNS, from the coding sequence ATGGCCCGCAAAAAAAACACTGGCATCTACATAGCCGCGCTGCTGCTCTTTTTGGGCGGGGTGGGCTATCTTGCATATTCCGGCTTTTCTGAAAACAGCGTGTATTTTCTGAACGTGTCGGAAGCCAAGGCCGCAACGCCCGAAAAACTCGTGGCGGCGCGGCTTTTTGGTACTGTGGCCGAAGACGGCATTGAGAAGCACCGGGGCGCGCCCGGTGTGGATTTTCGCCTTGAAGACAAGGACAACGCCAGCCAGACCATTCTGATAAGTTATTCCGGCGCAGTGCCGGACACCTTCAAGGCTGGCGCGGAAGTTATTGTTGAAGGCGGCATGGGGCCGGAAGGCCGCTTTCAGGCCAAGACGCTCATGACCAAATGCCCCTCCAAATACCAGAAAGAGAACCGCAATAGCTGA
- a CDS encoding MFS transporter, which yields MIPRARFIMLNLCHILIDGLFDSVPVVLAFMALALGSGETDVGLVVSLGAALSTAVGLGTGLFSRRFGFDGSVALLLCLAGLGYLGAAFAGGMITAGTCFVLAMAGFAAFHNISFSYITANTERQSLGRVMSDFTAIGDVGRIPLVSFAAFAAAYSVGPMPGWRAVCLAYGVLALCAALWLFCTAVKKSPAAGGNTQADNSASGPLPGSAETPPPRPRRNPFAGFSILKNRDVFLAMLASMLNAFSNDRIFTFLPLLLVAKGIDAKTIGSFALGFTLGSFVGKMACGRLIDIFGTRKIFVIAGVTLALLLCALLQSSNLILTVIISLAIGIVTKGTVPVIQTIITEPVRGATVYDAIFSLNSFGRGIINMLTPVLFGGIASMWSMEAVYLIMAAVAALGITPVLLMSRSRTASE from the coding sequence ATGATACCCCGCGCACGCTTTATCATGCTGAATCTGTGCCACATTCTGATTGACGGGCTTTTCGATTCCGTTCCCGTTGTGCTGGCATTCATGGCGCTGGCTCTTGGCAGTGGAGAAACGGACGTGGGCCTTGTGGTATCGCTGGGCGCGGCACTGAGCACTGCCGTGGGCCTTGGCACGGGCCTGTTTTCGCGGCGGTTCGGCTTTGACGGCTCTGTGGCCCTGCTCCTATGCCTGGCCGGGCTTGGCTATCTGGGCGCGGCCTTTGCGGGCGGCATGATTACCGCCGGTACGTGCTTTGTGCTGGCAATGGCGGGCTTTGCCGCCTTTCATAACATTTCTTTTTCCTACATCACGGCCAATACTGAAAGGCAGAGCCTTGGCCGGGTCATGAGCGACTTTACCGCCATTGGCGATGTGGGGCGCATCCCGCTGGTCTCTTTTGCCGCCTTTGCGGCGGCCTACTCTGTGGGGCCCATGCCGGGCTGGCGGGCAGTCTGCCTGGCCTATGGCGTACTGGCCCTGTGCGCCGCCCTGTGGCTCTTTTGCACCGCCGTAAAAAAATCCCCAGCGGCGGGCGGCAATACGCAAGCTGACAATTCCGCTTCCGGTCCATTGCCCGGCTCTGCGGAAACCCCGCCCCCGCGCCCAAGACGCAATCCTTTTGCAGGGTTCAGCATACTGAAAAACCGGGATGTCTTTCTGGCCATGCTTGCCAGCATGCTCAATGCCTTCAGCAATGACCGAATCTTTACCTTTCTGCCACTGCTGCTGGTGGCAAAAGGCATAGACGCCAAAACCATCGGCTCGTTCGCTCTTGGCTTCACCCTCGGTTCCTTTGTGGGAAAGATGGCCTGCGGACGCCTGATAGATATTTTCGGCACCCGAAAAATCTTTGTTATCGCAGGTGTTACCCTTGCCCTGCTGCTTTGCGCCCTGCTCCAGTCAAGCAATCTTATACTAACGGTGATTATATCCCTGGCCATCGGCATTGTGACCAAGGGGACCGTACCCGTCATACAGACCATCATCACGGAGCCGGTACGCGGCGCAACCGTCTACGATGCCATTTTTTCGCTCAATTCCTTCGGGCGCGGCATAATCAACATGCTGACGCCCGTGCTGTTTGGCGGCATTGCCTCCATGTGGAGCATGGAGGCCGTCTACCTGATCATGGCTGCGGTCGCCGCGCTGGGCATTACGCCTGTTCTGCTTATGAGCCGGAGCCGCACCGCCTCCGAATGA
- a CDS encoding methyl-accepting chemotaxis protein, with product MLKNISVARKFTILIASVFLGMTALFVISTYTISKTSIGSATYQSIENSKDLLADILPPPLYVVETYLDALQTVNASDAASLEKIYGSIAQHKKAFQQQYELWHSGAIDPKIKEILNQELYPTGKAIFEIFETRLKPALQAGNKAEAESICLNQLAPAYQKHRAVVDKLASLLDAYSKKVSDEGRSVVETGRIFFTAMFICGLALITVISLAIAMGIIKPLRECICFAKNISDGALDSEMTMQRKDDFGTLATSLSTMLVELKRKISFAEEKSQLAEQEVAKATRAAEEAHEARQKVEENRNKLVDTIQRLESVAGVVTSASEQLSARVEQSSRGADEQSGRVRETATAMEEMNATVLEVARNSQRAASASTETRGQAQDGAAIVDKAVKGIEDVRAYSLAIREDMAVLGKQADGIGEVMNIIADIADQTNLLALNAAIEAARAGDAGRGFAVVADEVRKLAEKTMTATQDVGRAVNEIQAGTRKNISSVETVVKAIENAAALSAHSGDSLKNILGFVDQVNDQVQSIATASEQQSATSEEINRSVEQIATISAETAQAMEQASTAVSDLMQQTQILHQLIKDMKAQSQTA from the coding sequence ATGCTGAAAAATATCTCTGTTGCCAGAAAGTTCACAATTCTTATAGCTTCTGTATTTTTGGGCATGACTGCCCTTTTTGTCATTTCAACATACACGATATCAAAAACATCAATTGGTTCCGCAACATATCAATCCATAGAAAACAGCAAGGATTTGCTTGCCGATATTTTACCTCCACCGCTTTATGTTGTTGAAACATACCTTGATGCATTGCAAACCGTTAACGCCAGTGATGCTGCAAGCCTTGAAAAAATTTACGGTTCCATTGCCCAGCATAAAAAAGCATTCCAGCAGCAATACGAACTCTGGCATTCCGGCGCTATTGACCCAAAGATCAAGGAAATTCTCAATCAGGAACTATACCCCACGGGGAAGGCCATCTTTGAAATATTTGAAACCAGGCTCAAACCGGCACTTCAGGCCGGCAACAAGGCAGAAGCTGAAAGCATTTGCCTGAACCAGCTTGCGCCCGCCTATCAAAAGCACCGGGCCGTGGTGGACAAGCTTGCGAGCCTGCTTGATGCCTATTCCAAAAAAGTTTCGGACGAAGGCCGCAGCGTTGTTGAAACCGGGCGCATTTTCTTTACCGCCATGTTTATTTGCGGTCTGGCGCTCATCACGGTGATCTCGCTGGCTATCGCCATGGGCATTATCAAGCCGCTCAGGGAGTGCATCTGTTTTGCAAAAAACATCAGCGACGGCGCGCTTGATTCAGAAATGACCATGCAGAGAAAGGACGACTTTGGCACGCTGGCAACGAGCCTCAGCACCATGCTTGTGGAGCTGAAACGCAAAATTTCTTTTGCGGAAGAAAAAAGCCAGCTTGCAGAGCAGGAGGTCGCCAAGGCCACCCGCGCAGCAGAGGAAGCGCACGAAGCCAGACAAAAAGTGGAAGAGAACCGCAACAAACTTGTGGATACAATCCAACGGCTTGAGAGCGTGGCTGGTGTTGTCACCTCGGCTTCCGAGCAGCTTTCTGCGCGCGTTGAGCAGTCCAGCCGGGGCGCGGACGAGCAATCAGGCCGGGTGCGGGAAACCGCCACAGCCATGGAAGAAATGAACGCCACCGTGCTTGAGGTCGCCAGAAACTCCCAGCGGGCTGCCAGCGCCTCTACCGAGACGCGCGGGCAGGCTCAGGACGGAGCCGCCATTGTGGACAAAGCGGTCAAAGGCATTGAAGACGTGCGCGCCTACTCCCTTGCCATTCGCGAAGACATGGCGGTGCTGGGCAAACAGGCGGACGGCATCGGGGAGGTCATGAACATCATTGCAGACATAGCCGATCAGACCAACCTGCTTGCACTTAACGCCGCCATTGAGGCTGCGCGCGCAGGCGATGCGGGTCGCGGCTTTGCCGTGGTGGCCGATGAAGTGCGCAAGCTGGCGGAAAAAACCATGACGGCAACCCAGGATGTGGGCCGCGCGGTGAACGAAATTCAGGCTGGTACGCGCAAAAATATTTCCAGCGTGGAAACCGTGGTCAAGGCCATTGAAAACGCCGCCGCCCTTTCCGCCCACTCTGGCGACTCGCTGAAAAATATCCTCGGCTTTGTGGATCAGGTCAATGATCAGGTTCAGTCCATTGCCACGGCCAGCGAGCAGCAGTCCGCCACCAGCGAGGAGATCAACCGCTCCGTTGAGCAGATTGCCACCATCTCCGCAGAAACAGCGCAGGCAATGGAACAGGCCTCCACGGCAGTATCTGACCTCATGCAACAGACCCAGATATTGCATCAGCTCATAAAGGACATGAAGGCGCAAAGCCAGACAGCCTGA
- a CDS encoding XRE family transcriptional regulator — MLDFLKERLQQARIARGINKSTLSMLSSITQTSISNYEAGKQLPRPDAITKLANALSVPEAFFFKPLAPPLESPVFFRSFTRQKKVFQEQWAQQSAWLEELLNIYLQYIDLPELKIPQITLGENWESVPSATIEDIAYRTRAALGLGYGAVPNMIKLMENSGCVVLRVDMDPSEFAFSRWLLGNRVPCIFVTSETTACRDRMSVAHELGHLVMHRNITLTDKNRKIVEDQANVYASAFLMPEMGYAKDLRYTNLDGFKSLKKKWGVSISAQIMRCSQLNIIPEKIKHYLYIHLSKKGWRTNEPFDDEMPLETPNLLNAATKMLISSLGVTKEDISTRLGLSFFDIARLSGTPIDYFIVQDEDVQIIPKAKRIYFNRNR; from the coding sequence ATGCTTGATTTTTTGAAAGAGAGACTCCAACAAGCGCGGATTGCAAGGGGAATTAACAAGTCAACCCTTTCTATGCTGTCGTCTATCACACAAACATCTATTTCAAATTATGAAGCAGGCAAGCAACTTCCAAGACCTGACGCAATAACAAAGCTTGCAAATGCTCTATCCGTTCCTGAAGCTTTCTTTTTCAAGCCACTTGCCCCCCCGTTGGAGTCTCCTGTATTTTTCCGCTCATTCACTCGCCAAAAAAAGGTGTTTCAAGAACAATGGGCACAACAAAGTGCCTGGCTTGAAGAACTTTTGAATATTTATCTACAATATATCGACCTGCCGGAATTGAAAATTCCCCAGATAACCCTGGGAGAAAATTGGGAATCAGTCCCAAGTGCAACCATTGAAGACATTGCCTACAGAACACGAGCTGCATTAGGATTAGGATATGGTGCAGTTCCTAACATGATCAAACTAATGGAAAACAGCGGCTGTGTGGTCTTGCGTGTTGACATGGATCCATCAGAGTTTGCTTTTTCACGCTGGTTGTTGGGCAACCGAGTGCCTTGCATATTTGTAACATCAGAGACAACGGCATGCCGCGATAGGATGAGTGTTGCCCACGAACTTGGGCACCTCGTCATGCACCGGAATATAACTCTGACAGATAAAAATAGAAAAATTGTAGAAGACCAAGCGAATGTTTATGCGTCCGCATTTCTCATGCCGGAAATGGGCTATGCTAAAGATTTGCGATACACTAATCTTGATGGCTTTAAATCGCTGAAAAAGAAATGGGGAGTTTCCATAAGCGCCCAAATTATGCGGTGTTCTCAGTTAAATATTATACCTGAAAAAATTAAACACTATTTATATATCCATCTTTCAAAAAAAGGATGGAGAACAAATGAACCATTCGACGATGAAATGCCTCTGGAAACACCTAATTTGCTTAATGCAGCAACAAAAATGCTTATTTCAAGCCTTGGGGTGACCAAAGAAGACATTAGCACTCGACTAGGGTTATCTTTTTTCGACATTGCAAGATTAAGCGGAACACCAATTGACTATTTTATAGTGCAAGATGAAGATGTGCAAATAATACCCAAAGCAAAACGTATATATTTTAATCGCAACAGGTAA